One segment of Thermosynechococcus sp. HN-54 DNA contains the following:
- a CDS encoding RNA-binding protein — protein sequence MSVRLYVGNLPRELSREELEALLNQEVGEVGTTKLITDRKTGKCRGFGFVTVESEEVADQVIEKLNGYTFKDNPLKIEKANDKPKSEAKEKEDAAAEKPTPSNRSSNRKNNKNNGRRTQTNSAPAEYSSIDTEAAQPDPRWADALAQLKERLLAQSSNG from the coding sequence ATGTCCGTGCGTTTATATGTGGGCAATCTGCCGCGTGAACTGAGCCGCGAAGAGCTAGAAGCCCTATTGAACCAAGAAGTAGGCGAAGTAGGCACCACCAAACTGATTACTGATCGCAAGACTGGTAAGTGCCGCGGGTTTGGCTTTGTCACCGTCGAATCCGAAGAAGTGGCAGATCAGGTGATTGAGAAACTCAACGGCTACACCTTTAAGGACAATCCCCTCAAGATTGAAAAGGCCAACGACAAGCCTAAATCTGAAGCTAAGGAAAAAGAAGACGCAGCGGCAGAAAAACCCACTCCCAGCAACCGCAGCAGCAATCGCAAAAATAATAAAAATAATGGGCGGCGTACCCAAACCAATTCGGCGCCGGCTGAGTATAGCTCTATAGATACGGAAGCTGCTCAACCGGATCCCCGCTGGGCAGATGCCTTAGCACAGCTCAAGGAACGGCTCCTCGCCCAAAGCAGCAACGGTTAA
- the bchI gene encoding magnesium chelatase ATPase subunit I, whose translation MPVTATAVPRRPVFPFAAIVGQDEMKLSLLLNVIDPKIGGVMIMGDRGTGKSTTIRALADLLPEIEVVADDPFNSHPSDPDLMSDGVKVAVAAGEPIHTVKKKVPMVDLPLGATEDRVCGTIDIEKALAEGVKAFEPGLLAKANRGILYVDEVNLLDDHLVDVLLDAAASGWNTVEREGISIRHPARFVLVGSGNPEEGELRPQLLDRFGMHAEIRTVKDPTLRVEIVEQRSQFDQNPEAFLAKYQAQQEALQAKIVAAQALLPSVTIDHELRVKISQVCAELDVDGLRGDIVTNRAAKALAAFEGRTDVTVEDISRVIVLCLRHRLRKDPLESIDSGYKVGKVFQEVFGVQIAA comes from the coding sequence ATGCCTGTGACTGCGACTGCTGTCCCTCGTCGGCCTGTTTTTCCCTTTGCGGCAATTGTCGGTCAGGATGAAATGAAACTGTCATTGTTGCTCAATGTCATTGACCCCAAAATCGGGGGGGTGATGATCATGGGCGATCGCGGCACGGGCAAATCAACCACCATTCGCGCCCTTGCGGATCTACTGCCGGAAATTGAAGTGGTGGCCGATGATCCTTTTAATAGTCACCCCAGCGATCCCGATCTCATGAGTGATGGGGTGAAGGTGGCCGTAGCAGCGGGTGAACCGATTCACACCGTTAAGAAAAAAGTGCCGATGGTGGATCTACCCTTGGGGGCAACCGAGGATCGGGTCTGCGGGACTATTGATATTGAAAAAGCCCTTGCGGAGGGAGTCAAAGCCTTTGAACCAGGACTCTTGGCCAAGGCCAATCGCGGCATTCTCTACGTGGACGAGGTAAACCTCCTAGATGATCACTTGGTGGATGTTCTGCTCGATGCCGCTGCCTCCGGCTGGAATACCGTTGAGCGTGAGGGCATTTCAATTCGTCACCCAGCACGCTTTGTCTTGGTCGGCTCTGGCAACCCCGAGGAAGGGGAACTGCGACCGCAACTACTGGATCGCTTTGGCATGCACGCTGAGATTCGCACCGTCAAGGATCCAACCCTGCGGGTGGAAATTGTGGAGCAGCGATCGCAATTTGATCAAAATCCAGAAGCCTTTTTAGCCAAATACCAAGCCCAACAGGAAGCGCTGCAAGCCAAAATAGTTGCCGCCCAAGCCCTATTGCCGAGTGTCACAATTGACCACGAGCTGCGGGTGAAAATTTCCCAAGTCTGTGCCGAGCTAGATGTGGACGGCCTGCGGGGCGACATTGTCACTAACCGCGCTGCGAAGGCTTTGGCCGCCTTTGAGGGACGCACCGATGTGACCGTTGAGGATATTTCACGGGTGATTGTCCTCTGTCTGCGGCACCGCTTGCGCAAAGATCCGCTAGAGTCAATTGACTCCGGCTACAAGGTAGGCAAGGTCTTCCAAGAGGTCTTTGGTGTTCAAATTGCTGCCTAG